A stretch of the Odontesthes bonariensis isolate fOdoBon6 chromosome 5, fOdoBon6.hap1, whole genome shotgun sequence genome encodes the following:
- the LOC142380505 gene encoding acidic leucine-rich nuclear phosphoprotein 32 family member D-like, producing MEMKKRISLELRNRNPAEVAELVVDNCRSSDGEVEGLTDEYTGLEILSMVNVGLSSLSKLPSLPKLRTLEVSDNSISGLDALAEKCPSLTYLNLSGNKIKELSSIEALQNLKNLKSLDLYSCDITSLGDYREGVFELLPQLTYLDGYDQEDNEDNDVPDSDNDEDDEAGPPGDDDDDDDDDDEEDEGSEGDEDEVGLSYLMKEGIQDEEDDGDYVEEEEDDEEDGDVGGAAVKGEKRKRDAEDEDDDDE from the exons atggagatgaagaagaggaTCAGTCTGGAGCTGCGGAACAGAAACCCCGCCGAG GTGGCGGAGCTGGTGGTGGATAACTGTCGCTCCAGCGACGGCGAGGTGGAAGGTCTGACGGACGAGTACACGGGGCTGGAGATCCTCAGCATGGTGAACGTGGGCCTCAGCTCGCTCTCCAAACTGCCCTCGCTGCCCAAGCTGCGTACG CTGGAGGTGAGCGATAACTCCATCTCAGGCCTGGACGCGCTGGCAGAGAAGTGTCCCAGCCTGACGTACCTGAACCTGAGCGGGAACAAGATCAAAGAGCTGAGCAGCATCGAGGCGCTG CAGAACCTGAAGAACCTGAAGAGCCTGGACCTGTACAGCTGTGACATCACCTCGCTGGGCGACTACAGGGAGGGCGTCTTCGAGCTGCTGCCCCAGCTCACCTACCTGGACGGGTACGACCAGGAGGACAACGAGGACAACGATGTCCCCGACTCTGACAACG atgaagatgatgaagcCGGCCCACCTGGAGACGacgacgatgatgatgatgatgacgacgaGGAAGACGAAGGCTctgaaggagatgaagatgagGTGGGGCTGTCATACCTGATGAAGGAAGGAATCCAG GACGAAGAGGACGATGGCGACTacgtggaggaggaggaagacgaTGAGGAGGATGGAG ATGTGGGCGGAGCCGCAGTTAAaggagagaagaggaagagggacGCAGAAGATGAAGACGACGATGACGAGTAG